In Azospirillum ramasamyi, the following are encoded in one genomic region:
- a CDS encoding N-carbamoylsarcosine amidohydrolase: protein MTDGQSASDNYKGVWGNRIGFGERPALLVIDFMQGYTTEGAPLYAPGVVSAVAETVELLDAARRSGIPVVHTNIRYHPGHFADGGVWVRKAPVMKDMVEGNPLAAFCPEVTPRAEEVVISKQYASAFFGTSLAPMLHAMGVDTVVLTGCSTSGCIRASAVDALQHGFRTIVVRECVGDRHDGPHEANLFDIDSKYGDVVSKREVIDRFAEKAD, encoded by the coding sequence ATGACCGACGGGCAGAGCGCATCCGACAACTACAAGGGCGTCTGGGGCAACCGGATCGGCTTCGGCGAGCGGCCGGCCCTGCTGGTGATCGACTTCATGCAGGGCTACACCACCGAAGGCGCGCCGCTCTACGCCCCCGGCGTGGTGAGCGCGGTGGCGGAGACGGTGGAGCTGCTGGACGCCGCCCGCCGCTCCGGCATCCCGGTCGTCCACACCAACATCCGCTATCATCCCGGCCATTTCGCCGATGGCGGCGTCTGGGTGCGCAAGGCCCCGGTGATGAAGGACATGGTGGAGGGCAACCCGCTCGCCGCCTTCTGCCCGGAGGTCACGCCGCGGGCGGAGGAGGTGGTTATCTCCAAGCAGTATGCCAGCGCCTTCTTCGGCACCAGCCTCGCGCCGATGCTGCATGCCATGGGGGTGGACACGGTGGTGCTGACCGGCTGCTCGACCAGCGGCTGCATCCGCGCCAGCGCCGTCGATGCGCTCCAGCACGGCTTCCGCACCATCGTGGTGCGCGAATGCGTCGGCGACCGCCACGACGGCCCGCACGAGGCCAACCTGTTCGACATCGACAGCAAATACGGCGATGTGGTGAGCAAGCGGGAGGTAATCGACCGCTTCGCTGAAAAGGCCGACTGA
- a CDS encoding maleate cis-trans isomerase family protein, whose protein sequence is MSSLYRIGQIVPSSNITMETEIPAMLTARQAIRPERFTFHSARMRMKTVKKDELAAMDAESDRCAVELSDARVDVLGYACLVAIMSMGLGYHRDSEARLARKTLENDAPAPVVTSAGALVDGLKVMGAKRIAIVAPYMRPLTELVVDYIRAEGFEVQDWRALEIPDNLDVARHDPNNLPDIVRGMNLDGVDVVVLSACVQMPSLPVVPRVEAETGKPVLTAAIATTYAMLKSLKLEPVVPGAGALLSGAY, encoded by the coding sequence ATGTCTTCGCTGTACCGCATCGGCCAGATCGTCCCCAGCTCCAACATCACCATGGAAACGGAAATCCCGGCCATGCTGACCGCGCGCCAGGCGATCCGCCCGGAACGCTTCACCTTCCATTCCGCCCGCATGCGGATGAAGACGGTCAAGAAGGACGAGCTGGCGGCGATGGACGCCGAATCCGACCGCTGCGCCGTCGAGCTGTCGGACGCCCGCGTCGATGTGCTGGGCTATGCCTGCCTCGTCGCCATCATGTCGATGGGCCTCGGCTACCACCGCGATTCCGAGGCGCGCCTCGCCCGCAAGACGCTGGAGAACGACGCGCCGGCCCCGGTCGTCACCAGCGCCGGCGCCCTGGTGGACGGGCTGAAGGTGATGGGCGCCAAGCGCATCGCCATCGTCGCCCCCTACATGCGCCCGCTGACCGAGCTGGTGGTGGACTACATCCGCGCCGAAGGCTTCGAGGTGCAGGACTGGCGCGCGCTGGAGATCCCGGACAATCTCGACGTCGCCCGCCACGACCCCAACAACCTGCCGGACATCGTGCGCGGCATGAACCTGGACGGCGTGGACGTGGTGGTCCTGTCCGCCTGCGTTCAGATGCCGTCGCTGCCGGTGGTGCCGCGGGTGGAGGCCGAGACCGGCAAGCCGGTGCTGACCGCCGCCATCGCCACGACCTACGCCATGCTGAAGTCGTTGAAGCTGGAGCCGGTCGTTCCCGGCGCCGGCGCCCTGCTGTCCGGCGCGTACTGA
- a CDS encoding alpha/beta fold hydrolase: MSASTFLYGANVQANGIRQHYLRYGGERHAERPAIVLIPGITSPAVTWGFVAERFGRQFDTYVLDVRGRGLSESGPHLDYGIDACADDVNAFVAALGLTDYILVGHSMGARFAIRASVRGDARGLRQLVLVDPPVSGPGRRPYPSGLPWYVDSIRQSLKGMDADAMRAFCPTWTEEQLRLRAEWLHTCYEPAIVQTYEGFHQDDIHADLPKLPAPALLIVAGRGGVILPEDEEEIARLQPAVRIARVPDAGHMIPWDDLDGFFAAFGDSLGTHLA, from the coding sequence ATGAGCGCCTCGACCTTCCTCTACGGCGCCAACGTCCAGGCCAACGGCATCCGCCAGCACTACCTGCGCTATGGCGGGGAGCGGCATGCGGAACGCCCGGCCATCGTGCTGATCCCCGGCATCACCAGCCCGGCCGTCACCTGGGGCTTCGTCGCCGAACGCTTCGGCCGGCAGTTCGACACCTATGTGCTGGACGTGCGCGGGCGCGGATTGTCCGAAAGCGGTCCGCATCTGGATTACGGCATCGACGCCTGCGCCGACGACGTGAACGCCTTCGTCGCCGCGCTGGGCCTGACCGATTACATCCTGGTCGGCCATTCCATGGGCGCGCGCTTCGCCATCCGCGCCTCGGTGCGCGGCGATGCCAGGGGGCTGCGCCAGCTTGTGCTGGTCGATCCGCCGGTTTCCGGCCCCGGCCGCCGGCCTTATCCCAGCGGCCTGCCCTGGTACGTCGATTCGATCCGCCAGTCGCTGAAGGGCATGGACGCCGACGCCATGCGCGCCTTCTGCCCGACCTGGACGGAGGAGCAGCTGCGCCTGCGCGCCGAATGGCTGCACACCTGCTACGAGCCGGCCATCGTCCAGACCTATGAAGGCTTCCACCAGGACGACATCCACGCCGACCTGCCGAAGCTGCCGGCCCCGGCCCTGCTGATCGTCGCCGGCCGCGGCGGCGTGATCCTGCCGGAGGACGAGGAGGAGATCGCCCGCCTCCAGCCGGCCGTCCGCATCGCCCGCGTCCCCGATGCCGGGCACATGATCCCCTGGGATGACCTCGACGGCTTCTTCGCCGCCTTCGGCGACAGCCTCGGCACCCATCTCGCCTGA
- a CDS encoding FAD-dependent monooxygenase — MGKTQRIAIVGAGLGGAAAAGLLQQAGFQVDVYEQAPEFSRLGAGIHVGPNVMKVFRRLGIEKPLEAMGSKPDFWFSRDGFTGDYLSRIPLGDFAKREYGAAYVTVHRGDMHLLQMDTLAPGSVHFDKRLQTITDSGDDVHLTFADGTEARADIVIGADGINSRIREALLGVEAPNYSGWVAHRALIRGDQLAKYDLTFEDCIKWWTEDRHMMVYFTTGKRDEYYYVTGVPHPAWDFQEAFVDSSREEMYEAFQGYHPTVQALIECTEEVTKWPLRNRNPLPLWSRGRLVLLGDACHPMKPHMAQGAGMAIEDAAMLTRCLSETGLSDYRTAFALYEANRKDRATRVQAVSNANTFLRTQEDPAWVFGYDVYEQPLREGIAA, encoded by the coding sequence ATGGGAAAGACTCAGAGAATCGCCATTGTCGGGGCCGGTCTGGGTGGAGCCGCCGCCGCCGGGCTCCTGCAGCAGGCCGGGTTCCAGGTGGATGTCTACGAACAGGCCCCTGAATTCTCCCGGCTGGGCGCGGGGATTCACGTCGGTCCCAACGTGATGAAGGTGTTCCGCCGGCTGGGCATCGAAAAGCCGCTTGAGGCGATGGGGTCCAAGCCCGACTTCTGGTTCAGCCGCGACGGCTTCACAGGCGATTACCTGTCGCGCATCCCGCTGGGCGACTTCGCCAAGCGCGAATACGGCGCCGCCTACGTCACCGTCCACCGCGGCGACATGCACCTGCTGCAGATGGACACGCTGGCCCCCGGCTCCGTCCATTTCGACAAGCGGCTGCAGACGATCACCGACAGCGGCGACGACGTGCATCTGACCTTCGCCGACGGGACCGAGGCGCGCGCCGACATCGTCATCGGTGCCGACGGCATCAACTCCCGCATCCGCGAGGCCCTGCTGGGCGTCGAGGCGCCGAACTACAGCGGCTGGGTCGCGCACCGCGCGCTGATCCGCGGCGACCAGCTCGCCAAGTACGACCTGACCTTCGAGGACTGCATCAAGTGGTGGACCGAGGACCGTCACATGATGGTCTATTTCACCACCGGGAAGCGCGACGAATACTACTACGTCACCGGCGTGCCGCACCCGGCCTGGGACTTCCAGGAGGCCTTCGTCGACAGCAGCCGCGAGGAGATGTACGAGGCCTTCCAGGGCTATCATCCGACCGTCCAGGCGCTGATCGAGTGCACGGAGGAGGTCACCAAATGGCCGCTGCGCAACCGCAACCCGCTGCCGCTGTGGAGCCGTGGACGGCTGGTCCTGCTGGGCGACGCCTGCCATCCGATGAAGCCGCACATGGCCCAGGGCGCCGGCATGGCGATCGAGGACGCGGCGATGCTGACCCGCTGCCTGTCCGAGACCGGCCTGAGCGACTACCGCACCGCCTTCGCGCTGTACGAGGCCAACCGCAAGGACCGCGCGACGCGGGTGCAGGCGGTGTCCAACGCCAACACCTTCCTGCGCACGCAGGAGGATCCGGCCTGGGTCTTCGGCTACGACGTCTATGAGCAGCCGCTGCGCGAAGGGATCGCGGCATGA